One genomic region from Capra hircus breed San Clemente chromosome 18, ASM170441v1, whole genome shotgun sequence encodes:
- the LOC102182531 gene encoding seminal plasma protein BSP-30 kDa-like produces MAPRLGLFLIWAGVPVFLQLHPVNGDEPPPYVYNLPEMPTTIWPYTTADVQVEKPHEDDSPPCAFPFTYRRKIYYKCTSVNSEREWCSLDEDYVGRWKICRKGDRPKCHFPFIYRDKRYFHCTTEGSAFGLAWCSLTEYFERDFAWQYCDQY; encoded by the exons ATGGCACCGCGTCTGGGGCTCTTTCTGATTTGGGCTGGTGTGCCTGTGTTTCTACAACTGCACCCTGTGAAtggag ATGAGCCGCCGCCGTATGTGTACAACCTTCCCGAAATGCCCACTACAATTTGGCCTTACACCACTGCTGATGTTCAAG TGGAGAAGCCACATGAGGACGACA GTCCTCCATGTGCTTTCCCATTCACCTATAGACGCAAAATATATTATAAGTGCACGTCAGTGAATTCCGAAAGAGAATGGTGCTCTCTTGATGAAGATTATGTAGGAAGATGGAAAATCTGTAGAAAGGGAG ACCGTCCCAAATGTCATTTCCCCTTTATATATCGCGATAAACGATATTTCCATTGCACAACAGAGGGGAGTGCTTTTGGTTTAGCTTGGTGTTCACTCACTGAATACTTTGAGCGAGACTTTGCTTGGCAGTACTGcgatcagtattaa
- the LOC108638072 gene encoding seminal plasma protein BSP-30 kDa-like, producing the protein MAPRLGLFLIWAGVPVFLQLHPVNGGGLPDPGSKPMPPALTLTLLCSYSVPSISSAPAFLLDEPPPYVYNLPETPTTTSSYTIPGFQVEKPHEDDSPPCAFPFTYRRKIYYKCTSVNSEREWCSLDEDYVGRWKICSDGDRPKCHFPFIYRDKRYFRCTTEGSAYGLAWCSLTEYFEREYAWQYCDRY; encoded by the exons ATGGCACCGCGTCTGGGGCTCTTTCTGATTTGGGCTGGTGTGCCTGTGTTTCTACAACTGCACCCTGTGAAtggag ggggtcttcccgacccagggagcaaacccatgcctcctgca ctAACCCTAACCCTGCTTTGCTCTTACTCCGTTCCATCCAtctcctctgctcctgcctttcttcTAGATGAGCCGCCGCCGTATGTGTACAACCTTCCCGAAACGCCCACTACAACTTCGTCTTACACCATTCCTGGTTTTCAAG TGGAGAAGCCGCATGAGGATGACA GTCCTCCATGTGCTTTCCCATTCACCTATAGACGCAAAATATATTATAAGTGCACGTCAGTGAATTCCGAAAGAGAATGGTGCTCTCTTGATGAAGATTATGTAGGAAGATGGAAAATCTGTAGTGATGGAG ACCGTCCCAAATGTCATTTCCCCTTTATATATCGCGATAAACGATATTTCCGTTGCACAACAGAAGGGAGTGCTTATGGTTTAGCTTGGTGTTCACTCACTGAATACTTTGAGCGAGAATATGCTTGGCAGTACTGCGAtcggtattaa